One Rosa chinensis cultivar Old Blush chromosome 5, RchiOBHm-V2, whole genome shotgun sequence genomic region harbors:
- the LOC112167493 gene encoding (-)-germacrene D synthase, with product MSLQVLASQAQRPDTIAHVKRKSTNYTPSIWGDHFLSYATKEVDIKLEKHVRELKEEVKRMLMDPVKKPSQKLDLVDDIQRLGVSYHFENEIDEILKQIHHSYSYGSVDDLYTTALRFRLLRQQGYNVSCDIFNKFKEENDQKFKASLLSDVSGLLSLYEATHLRIHGEDILEEALAFTTTHLESVKHSLSPSLSKQVAHSLNQPLRKGIPRVEARYYLSIYQECDSHNKTLLTFAKLDFNLLQKLHQKELCEITRWWKDLDVRNKLPFTRDRITEIYFIWSLSAYFEPQYSFARRTSCKVTAILSIVDDIYDNCGTLEELELFTEAIQRWDIRATDPLPDYMKVCYKAMLEVYTEIEEELAKEGKLYRIHYAREAMKKQVKSYFLEAKWLHHQHIPTMDEYMVLSLETTAYLMLITISFVGMGDIATQDSFNWLATYPKAVKGAAVVCRLMDDIADHKFEQNRGYVTSAVECYMKEYGATEEEAITGLRRQVSDAWKDINESFLLPNVVPRPLLIRILNLACAMDVAYKNEDGYTTHHESVIKDFVVSTLVQSVPV from the exons ATGTCTCTCCAAGTTTTAGCATCTCAAGCTCAAAGGCCAGATACTATTGCTCATGTTAAGCGAAAATCAACTAATTACACCCCAAGCATTTGGGGTGATCATTTTCTCTCTTATGCTACCAAG GAAGTGGACATTAAACTTGAGAAACACGTTCGAGAACTGAAAGAAGAGGTGAAGAGGATGTTAATGGATCCTGTTAAAAAGCCTTCACAAAAATTGGACTTGGTTGATGACATTCAGCGCTTAGGCGTGTCCTATCATTTTGAAAATGAGATTGATGAAATTTTGAAACAAATTCACCACAGCTACTCTTATGGTAGTGTTGATGACCTTTACACTACTGCTCTCCGTTTTCGATTGCTTAGACAACAAGGTTATAACGTTTCATGCG ATATATTCAACAAGTTCAAGGAAGAAAATGATCAGAAATTTAAGGCATCTCTTCTAAGTGATGTATCAGGACTGTTAAGCTTGTATGAAGCCACCCATCTTAGGATACACGGAGAAGACATACTCGAAGAGGCCCTAGCATTCACCACCACTCATCTTGAGTCGGTCAAACATAGTTTAAGCCCTTCactttcaaaacaagtagcCCATTCCTTAAATCAGCCACTGCGGAAGGGCATCCCTAGGGTGGAAGCAAGATATTATTTGTCAATCTACCAAGAATGCGATTCCCATAACAAAACTCTCCTGACTTTTGCAAAGTTGGATTTCAACCTGCTGCAGAAACTCCATCAGAAGGAACTATGTGAAATTACTAG GTGGTGGAAGGACTTGGACGTGAGAAACAAGCTGCCGTTTACAAGAGACAGAATTACCGAAATATACTTTATCTGGAGTTTGTCAGCGTACTTCGAACCTCAATATTCCTTTGCCAGGAGGACATCATGCAAAGTCACTGCCATACTATCTATTGTCGATGACATTTATGATAACTGTGGCACACTCGAAGAACTAGAGCTCTTTACTGAAGCTATTCAGAG GTGGGATATCCGTGCCACAGATCCACTACCAGATTATATGAAAGTCTGTTATAAGGCAATGTTAGAAGTCTATACtgaaattgaggaagagctTGCAAAGGAGGGAAAGTTGTACCGAATCCACTACGCCAGAGAAGCT ATGAAAAAGCAAGTTAAAAGTTACTTCCTTGAAGCTAAATGGTTGCACCACCAACACATACCAACAATGGATGAATATATGGTCCTATCTTTAGAGACCACAGCCTACCTTATGCTAATAACAATATCTTTTGTTGGAATGGGAGATATTGCTACACAAGACTCTTTCAATTGGTTGGCCACATATCCCAAGGCTGTAAAAGGGGCTGCAGTAGTTTGCCGACTCATGGATGACATAGCGGACCACAAG TTTGAGCAAAATAGAGGATATGTTACCTCAGCTGTAGAGTGCTACATGAAAGAATATGGTGCCACGGAAGAAGAAGCAATAACCGGATTGCGTAGACAAGTGAGTGACGCATGGAAGGACATAAACGAATCGTTCCTCCTTCCTAATGTTGTCCCAAGGCCACTACTAATCCGAATTCTTAACCTTGCATGCGCCATGGATGTTGCATACAAGAATGAAGATGGTTACACTACTCATCATGAGAGTGTGATCAAGGATTTTGTAGTTTCTACACTTGTTCAATCTGTGCCTGTATAA
- the LOC121053116 gene encoding uncharacterized protein LOC121053116 has protein sequence MEALEAFSTQSAQALVSSGVHRDLDKVQPTALNRQSQIRSDGSASVLRDQAMGDRCLGRRSCSWIPIRIWDPGTMWWFRCFFADLTLMVLTGMFWFSLTWEVGGVMLAAVVRGGAVTARTWLRRMAVRWRGDATSRGWLPVLVHDSGTGGQTTQRSAGLWVPIVVERPTVMGVDSWVQSWAHSFFSSYWVWDPGGMDEDRWRKFSMTSRSLTWATIL, from the exons ATGGAAGCCCTTGAGGCTTTCTCAACACAGAGTGCTCAAGCGCTTGTTTCCAGTGGAGTCCATCGTGACCTCGACAAGGTGCAGCCCACTGCCCTCAACCGTCAATCCCAAATCCGATCAGATGGATCTGCTTCTGTTCTCCGGGACCAAGCGATGGGTGATCGCTGCTTAGGCCGGCGAAGCTGCTCATGGATTCCGATACGGATTTGGGATCCGGGCACTATGTGGTGGTTTCGATGCTTCTTTGCAGATCTGACATTGATGGTGCTGACCGGGATGTTCTGGTTTTCCTTGACATGGGAGGTTGGCGGTGTGATGTTGGCTGCGGTAGTGCGGGGTGGTGCAGTCACTGCCCGGACTTGGCTGCGAAGGATGGCGGTGAGGTGGAGAGGCGACGCAACAAGTCGGGGTTGGCTCCCGGTTTTGGTACATGATAGTGGCACCGGCGGGCAAACGACGCAACGTAGTGCTGGGCTTTGGGTGCCCATAGTGGTTGAGAGGCCCACAGTCATGGGTGTGGACTCTTGGGTGCAGTCATGGGCCCATTCTTTTTTCTCAAGCTATTGGGTTTGGGACCCGGGTGGAATGGATGAGG ATCGATGGAGAAAATTCTCAATGACTTCAAGGAGTCTTACTTGGGCTACTATACTGTAA